The proteins below come from a single Caenibius sp. WL genomic window:
- a CDS encoding DUF2062 domain-containing protein: MERNRWIRPFAHRVLRSELWRFTRRSVPRGVALGMVVGIIVPFAQILFASLLSLTVRANVPVAALTTFITNPFTTPLLWVLAYKVGSWVLHVDAMTMVAPVSTAIEHTDLQNALQWLTGATLVTAFGLVLIAIVSSVLSYFVTSFAWRAWIARKRKARVMRARNRTLAE, from the coding sequence ATGGAGCGCAATCGATGGATTCGCCCGTTTGCGCACCGCGTCCTGCGGTCGGAATTGTGGCGGTTCACCCGGCGCTCCGTTCCGCGCGGGGTGGCGCTGGGCATGGTCGTGGGGATCATCGTGCCGTTCGCACAGATCCTGTTTGCCTCGCTGCTCAGCCTCACGGTGCGGGCCAATGTGCCGGTGGCGGCGCTGACCACGTTCATCACCAATCCGTTCACCACCCCCCTGCTGTGGGTGCTAGCCTACAAGGTCGGCAGTTGGGTCCTGCATGTCGACGCGATGACGATGGTCGCACCCGTGAGCACGGCGATCGAGCACACTGATCTGCAGAACGCCTTGCAATGGCTGACCGGGGCCACGCTGGTGACAGCGTTCGGCCTCGTGCTGATCGCGATCGTCTCGTCCGTGCTCAGCTATTTCGTCACCAGCTTCGCGTGGCGGGCGTGGATCGCGCGCAAGCGCAAGGCGCGGGTGATGCGGGCACGGAACAGGACGCTGGCGGAATGA
- a CDS encoding response regulator: MMAEAIAERRLDAMLVGAALLASVALIWFVTGSGTAALAYGGGLLVLGGLAYMFSRPRAAPAPVDFALPDWSVTMTAIERGDCGVAITDKANRLVCANRTYIDWFGVDNAPPGLALETPSLEQITRAARAAWRDGTAHADQLAGTGALVHRSWRAEVVRAGRGEDFLVWRFTVLTEADPLADLGERLAGAFGATLSRAGVEAVLAGPEGAIRATTPGFALRAAGDERATMAGQDFVALLRTDERDRIYFAREGRKGTPQTLVHVPLGDPARDSQATALTMMLLLDAGVGMGGGVVAEGSSNVPQLEALLSQLPLGLAMTDRDGRFLFANAAFLRAAGVEGRVLPPYPSDLVVKDDKGPLVDAVRRYAQGPASSGDMAVRLQRSSDEPVSIGLAGVRGMGEAAVLLSLTDTTEEARLKRQVAQATKMQAVGQLAGGVAHDFNNVLTAIIGYCDLMLLRHTPGDSDYDDIQQIRANSNRAASLTRQLLAFSRQQTLRPEVLQLPDVVAEVSQLLKRLLGEKIVFNVHHDRELGPVRADPQQLEQVIVNLAVNARDAMQARAQRTGGDGSGTLTMITRRIAAGDVRRMKGNVIPIGDYTALIVEDTGGGIPHEHLGKIFEPFFTTKEKGKGTGLGLSTVYGIVKQSGGFLFAENVPGPAGGTAGARFTIYLPVHHRADGIRQPAPKVEEETARWSGGGRILLVEDEDMVRAVAERALTRQGYEVIAAADGEEGLEHVRKGEAFDLVVSDVVMPTMDGPAMARAIRDLVPAMPVLFMSGYAEAQLREEIDVANMHFIPKPFSVQEIGDKVAEVLGAQG, encoded by the coding sequence ATGATGGCGGAAGCGATTGCCGAGCGGCGGCTGGATGCGATGCTGGTGGGCGCGGCGCTGCTGGCCAGCGTCGCTCTTATCTGGTTTGTGACAGGCAGCGGCACCGCTGCGCTCGCCTACGGCGGTGGGCTGCTGGTCCTCGGGGGGCTGGCCTATATGTTCAGCCGCCCCCGCGCCGCGCCCGCGCCGGTGGATTTCGCCCTGCCGGATTGGTCGGTCACCATGACCGCGATAGAGCGGGGCGATTGCGGCGTGGCGATCACTGACAAGGCCAATCGCCTCGTCTGCGCCAACCGCACCTATATCGACTGGTTCGGTGTCGATAACGCGCCGCCGGGGTTGGCGCTGGAGACCCCCTCGCTCGAACAGATTACCCGCGCCGCACGCGCCGCCTGGCGCGACGGCACGGCTCATGCCGATCAACTGGCCGGGACAGGGGCGCTGGTCCACCGTAGCTGGCGCGCCGAAGTGGTGCGGGCCGGACGGGGGGAGGATTTCCTCGTCTGGCGTTTCACCGTGTTGACGGAGGCCGATCCGTTGGCCGATCTGGGCGAGCGGCTGGCCGGGGCTTTCGGCGCCACGCTGTCTCGTGCCGGGGTGGAAGCGGTGCTGGCGGGCCCGGAAGGGGCGATTCGCGCCACCACGCCTGGCTTCGCGCTGCGCGCCGCCGGGGATGAACGCGCCACCATGGCCGGGCAGGATTTCGTCGCCTTGCTGCGCACGGACGAGCGTGACCGGATCTATTTCGCCCGCGAAGGCCGCAAGGGTACGCCGCAGACGCTGGTCCATGTGCCGCTGGGCGATCCGGCCCGGGATAGCCAGGCGACCGCGCTGACCATGATGCTGTTGCTTGATGCCGGGGTCGGCATGGGCGGGGGCGTCGTGGCCGAAGGATCGAGCAACGTGCCCCAGCTGGAAGCGTTGCTCTCCCAATTGCCGCTCGGTCTGGCGATGACGGATCGCGACGGGCGCTTCCTGTTCGCCAACGCCGCATTCCTCCGTGCGGCCGGGGTCGAAGGGCGGGTGCTGCCGCCCTATCCTTCCGATCTGGTGGTCAAGGACGACAAGGGGCCGCTGGTCGATGCCGTGCGCCGCTATGCGCAAGGGCCCGCCAGCTCGGGCGACATGGCGGTGCGGCTCCAGCGCAGTTCGGACGAGCCGGTTTCCATCGGCCTTGCCGGGGTGCGCGGCATGGGCGAAGCGGCGGTGCTGCTCAGCCTCACCGACACGACGGAGGAAGCGCGCCTCAAGCGGCAGGTGGCCCAGGCGACCAAGATGCAGGCGGTTGGCCAGCTCGCGGGCGGGGTGGCGCACGATTTCAACAACGTGTTGACCGCGATTATCGGCTATTGCGATCTCATGCTGCTGCGGCACACGCCGGGCGACAGCGATTATGACGATATCCAGCAGATCCGCGCCAATTCCAACCGCGCCGCATCGCTGACCCGGCAATTGCTGGCGTTCTCGCGCCAGCAGACCCTGCGCCCCGAAGTGCTGCAATTGCCCGATGTGGTCGCCGAAGTCTCGCAACTGCTGAAGCGGCTGCTGGGCGAAAAGATCGTCTTCAATGTTCATCACGATCGCGAACTGGGGCCGGTGCGCGCCGATCCGCAGCAACTGGAACAGGTCATCGTCAATCTCGCGGTCAACGCGCGCGATGCGATGCAGGCCCGCGCGCAGCGCACCGGTGGCGACGGTTCGGGCACGCTGACGATGATCACTCGCCGGATCGCGGCGGGGGATGTGCGGCGGATGAAAGGCAATGTGATCCCGATCGGCGATTACACCGCGCTGATCGTGGAAGACACCGGCGGCGGGATTCCGCACGAACATCTCGGCAAGATTTTCGAACCGTTCTTCACCACCAAGGAGAAGGGCAAGGGCACCGGGCTGGGCCTCTCGACCGTCTATGGCATCGTCAAGCAGTCGGGCGGCTTCCTGTTTGCGGAGAACGTGCCGGGTCCGGCGGGCGGCACGGCGGGCGCGCGCTTCACCATCTACCTTCCGGTGCACCACCGGGCTGACGGTATCCGCCAGCCCGCGCCCAAAGTGGAGGAAGAAACCGCCAGATGGTCGGGCGGCGGGCGCATCCTGCTGGTGGAAGACGAGGATATGGTGCGCGCCGTGGCCGAACGTGCGCTGACCCGGCAGGGCTACGAAGTGATCGCGGCCGCCGATGGCGAGGAAGGGCTGGAACACGTCCGCAAGGGCGAAGCGTTCGATCTCGTCGTTTCCGACGTGGTCATGCCGACGATGGATGGCCCGGCGATGGCGCGCGCGATCCGCGATCTGGTGCCGGCGATGCCGGTGCTGTTCATGTCCGGCTATGCCGAAGCGCAACTGCGCGAGGAAATCGACGTGGCCAACATGCACTTCATTCCCAAGCCCTTCTCGGTGCAGGAAATCGGCGACAAAGTGGCCGAAGTGCTGGGCGCGCAGGGGTAG
- the recA gene encoding recombinase RecA: protein MSASLKLVEKENNVDRQKALEAALAQIDRAFGKGSAMKLGSREALQIEAISTGSLGLDIALGIGGLPRGRVVEIYGPESSGKTTLALHAIAEAQKGGGTAAFVDAEHALDPVYAKKLGVDIDELIVSQPDTGEQALEIVDTLVRSNAIDVLVVDSVAALVPRAEIEGEMGDSHVGLQARLMSQALRKLTGSINRSRCLVIFINQVRMKIGVMYGNPETTTGGNALKFYASVRLDIRRTGQIKDRDEIVGNATRVKVVKNKVAPPFKQVEFDIMYGEGVSKIGEILDLGVKAGLVEKSGSWFSYDSIRIGQGRENAKQFLKENPEVCERLETAIRGRTDQVAEEMMSGPDADSDI, encoded by the coding sequence GTGTCGGCAAGTCTGAAGCTCGTTGAAAAGGAAAATAACGTGGATCGTCAGAAGGCCCTCGAAGCTGCGCTGGCGCAGATCGACCGTGCGTTCGGCAAGGGTTCGGCCATGAAGCTGGGCAGCCGGGAAGCGCTGCAGATCGAAGCGATCTCCACCGGTTCGCTCGGGCTCGATATTGCGCTCGGCATCGGCGGATTGCCGCGCGGGCGCGTCGTGGAAATTTACGGCCCGGAAAGCTCGGGCAAGACCACGCTGGCGCTGCACGCGATTGCCGAAGCGCAGAAGGGCGGGGGCACGGCGGCGTTCGTCGATGCCGAACACGCGCTGGACCCGGTCTATGCCAAGAAGCTTGGTGTGGATATCGATGAACTGATCGTCTCGCAGCCCGATACGGGGGAACAGGCGCTCGAAATCGTCGACACGCTGGTGCGCTCCAACGCGATTGACGTGCTGGTGGTCGACTCGGTCGCCGCACTGGTGCCCCGGGCCGAAATCGAAGGCGAAATGGGCGACAGCCACGTGGGTCTTCAGGCCCGCCTGATGAGCCAGGCCCTGCGCAAGCTGACCGGCTCGATCAACCGTTCGCGCTGTCTGGTAATTTTCATCAACCAGGTCCGCATGAAGATCGGGGTGATGTACGGCAACCCGGAAACCACCACCGGCGGCAACGCGCTCAAATTTTACGCTTCCGTCCGCCTCGATATCCGCCGCACCGGCCAGATCAAGGACCGGGACGAGATCGTGGGCAACGCGACGCGGGTGAAAGTGGTCAAGAACAAGGTCGCGCCGCCGTTCAAGCAGGTCGAATTCGACATCATGTATGGCGAAGGCGTGTCCAAGATCGGCGAAATCCTCGATCTCGGGGTGAAGGCCGGCCTGGTGGAAAAGTCGGGCTCGTGGTTCAGCTACGATTCGATCCGGATCGGGCAGGGGCGCGAAAACGCCAAGCAGTTCCTCAAGGAAAATCCTGAAGTTTGCGAACGGTTGGAAACCGCGATTCGCGGTCGCACCGATCAGGTCGCCGAGGAGATGATGTCGGGCCCGGACGCGGACAGCGATATCTGA